Proteins from a single region of Chanodichthys erythropterus isolate Z2021 chromosome 13, ASM2448905v1, whole genome shotgun sequence:
- the LOC137035006 gene encoding serine protease FAM111A, with amino-acid sequence MSPNLWRHVMKAAHQAAPGASHDNKNGEIKVQMEDEVWEKLSDKKDGESVQPNDTEQKTIQEKKTKVTDPSTEGHATQTTSGNSSGDSGNSFFTDIKNILQTLCKDVLDQLNQQENPQVQEFLQKDYDKGVVECFTEVNKVRRIIELSDSVCVIAVDDSARGTGFLLFDRFILTNAHVVEKFVYSPQEAPRTLKLSGTLKAVFNYEVFGSEANTLPVKSDLIAYRYEKDDKLRCHDFALLELNTVKPANCTELLSCYKHAPSPNSGGIYIVGHPGCGVKKMDPCFIIGIENQLQSINKHISENVSCPYVSWGCWPYLYKNQITYDSCFFHGSSGSPVFDEHCNLIGMHSGGFDYKEGEKTRSVIEFSYSMQPILESIVTQVSTRSDILELLSEFPSIQAVKKTEDAYIANVPIKQEQQSEDGKMEEN; translated from the exons ATGTCCCCAAACCTTTGGCGTCACGTCATGAAAGCGGCGCACCAAGCAGCTCCCGGCGCCAGCCACGACAACAAAAACGGAGAAATAAAAGTGCAGATGGAAGACGAGGTGTGGGAGAAATTGAG TGACAAGAAGGATGGTGAGTCTGTTCAGCCTAATGACACAGAACAAAAAACAATTCAAGAGAAAAAGACAAAGGTCACAGATCCTTCAACTGAAGGGCACGCAACTCAGACTACTTCTGGAAATTCTTCTGGTGATTCTGGAAATTCATTCTTCACGGACATTAAGAACATTCTGCAGACTCTGTGTAAAGATGTATTGGATCAGCTAAATCAGCAAGAGAACCCCCAGGTTCAAGAGTTCTTGCAAAAAGATTATGATAAAGGTGTTGTTGAGTGTTTCACTGAGGTGAACAAAGTGAGGCGGATCATAGAGCTGTCGgactctgtgtgtgtgattgCAGTTGATGATTCTGCCAGAGGAACCGGCTTCTTACTCTTTGACAGATTCATCCTCACTAACGCTCATGTTGTTGAGAAGTTTGTTTATTCCCCACAAGAGGCTCCTCGCACACTTAAGCTTTCAGGGACTCTGAAAGCTGTGTTTAATTATGAAGTTTTTGGATCTGAGGCAAACACTCTGCCAGTAAAGAGTGACCTTATTGCTTACAGATATGAAAAAGACGACAAGCTCAGGTGCCATGATTTTGCTCTTCTAGAACTGAACACAGTTAAACCTGCTAACTGTACTGAATTGCTCAGTTGCTATAAGCATGCCCCCTCTCCTAACAGTGGTGGCATCTACATTGTGGGACACCCAGGTTGTGGGGTTAAGAAGATGGACCCCTGCTTCATCATTGGGATTGAGAATCAACTACAGAgtataaacaaacacatatcTGAGAATGTTTCCTGTCCATATGTATCATGGGGATGTTGGCCGTATCTATACAAGAACCAGATAACTTATGATTCTTGTTTCTTTCATGGATCATCGGGCTCCCCGGTGTTTGATGAACACTGTAATCTGATTGGCATGCACTCTGGTGGCTTTGATTACAAAGAAGGTGAAAAAACTAGAAGTGTTATAGAGTTTTCATATTCTATGCAGCCCATCCTGGAAAGTATTGTCACACAGGTCAGCACAAGAAGTGACATCTTAGAATTACTCTCTGAATTTCCATCTATACaagcagttaaaaaaactgAGGATGCATACATAGCAAATGTGCCCattaagcaagaacaacagagTGAAGATGGGAAAATGGAAGAAAATTAG